From a region of the Fischerella sp. JS2 genome:
- a CDS encoding hybrid sensor histidine kinase/response regulator — MNNTIADYKIIQVIYEGNTTCVYRGLRESDQTSVIIKIPKTQHPTIEQLTRFRHEYKILQSLEIEGIVKPLALENYQNGLALILSDFQGESLKSFITKEDFGLSVFLQIAIQLSTTLAQLHKNNIIHKDIKPQNILINQNIGQVKIIDFSISSCLSTESSVVSYPNLLEGTLAYMSPEQTGRMNRSIDYRTDFYSLGVTFYEMLTGQLPFPATDPLELVHCHIAKSPVPPKELNPEIPQAVSAIVMKLLAKTAEQRYQSALGLKADLEECLRKLQATGEIENFTVGQVDLYSQFIIPQKLYGRETEVATLIDAFERVANPPMSPLIKGENPPMSPLNKEENPPMSPLNKEENPPMSPLSKGGLRGVEMILVSGYSGIGKSSLVNEVHKTIVRQQGNFISGKFDQFKRNIPYASLIQAFQELMQQLLTESPEKIADWKIKILKAVGANGQVIIDVIPEVERIIGSQPAVPQLGLTETQNRFNWIFQQFIHVFCKREHPLVLFLDDLQWADSASLKLIQLLINDPASQYFLLIGAYRDNEVSATHPLMLTLEEIQKSGAVVNHIVLQPLDINHVNQLVSDLLHSDTLKTKPLADLVFNKTLGNPFFLTQLLKSLYQENLLIFNFEQGCWQWDIELLQDINITDNVVELMVKQIQKLSATTINILKLAACIGDKFTLDVLSIVNQKSLLETATDLWEALQDGLIVPLSQSYKIPLVVTDEENEILINKQEQLIIAYKFLHDRVQQAAYSLIADSQKKETHLKIGQLLLQNTTIEERQENIFALVNQLNYGTDLLTLESEKYELAELNLIAGQKAKAATAYESAIRYLKLGLKLLPVNSWQNQYELSLALYESAVETAYLNGDFEQMEKWATIVLQQAKTPIDKMKVYEVKIQACMAQVKQLQAIKIGLQALELLGVRLAESPTDLDIQEILNQTAINLAGKNIEDLINLPLMTQVDKLAAIRMLTSMGSPTYQAAPTLFPLVICEQVNLSIKYGNSPFSAYGYVCYGVILNGIVQDIESAYKFGKLALSLVERFNALEINTSVFFVAGACTMHGKVHVRETLPLLQDGYSYGLENGHFEYGGYAAMQKCQYSYYIGQELPRLEQEMATTSNALAQLKQENALSWNQIFQQSVINLLEPCENSCCLLGKVYNEEKALPLLKKANDRTGLHYFYLNKLILCYLFEQYHQALENAVQAEQYLDGVKAFLAVPVFYFYDALVKLAIYPLVSSSQQEYFLNGVISNQEKMQKWADHAPMNFQHKYDLVEAEKGRVLSQSWQAMEYYDRAIAGAKEQGYIQEEALANELAAKFYFELGREKVGQTYLIDAYYGYIRWGATAKVGDLEARYPQIFSRISDRKTQEIEKNWLIDSTSTKIPVGFDLAAVKKASQALSGEIVLDKLLTKLMHIVIENAGAEIGFLILEKAGSLFVEAAGRFDQDEINVQQSMPVDSSQELPISVINYVHRTHQNVVLNDATLEGVFTTDSYIINHQPKSILCTPIINQGKLIGILYLENNLIIGAFTPERLKVLQLLSSQAAISIENARLYNDLEESNRTLEAKVQQRTLELEAKNLQLQQEIRDRQRAEETAEAANRAKSEFLANMSHELRTPLNGILGYAQIFQKSKNLTEQQINGVNIIYQCGEHLLTLINDILDVSKIEARKMQLYPKEFHFPAFLDNLMQMCCINAHKKGISLVYKVLSPLPRIVRADEKRLRQILINLISNAIKFTEKGSITFTVDVIGDRKGTIGKEEKPNQLPITKIRFQLEDTGIGIAPDKLEEIFLPFQQVGEDSRKTEGTGLGLAISRQLVQMMGGELKVKSSLGKGSIFWVDLNLPEVAQQTHAQNADERNIIRFVGAKRKVLVVDDKLANRSVLVNILQPLGFEVIEATNGLDGLNKAQKFKPDVIFMDLVMTVMDGFEATRRLRNLPELKEVVIIAVSASVFEFDQKQSIGVGCDDFLSKPVRVAEVLEKLRVHLGLEWVYEEARSNGQQQEDIEPKSQISILAQESQQELKFIAPPAEELAILLDLAMRGDIKSIAQKAAELEKLDAKLLPFARYLRQLAKGFKGKKILEFLKKYS; from the coding sequence ATGAATAACACTATTGCCGATTACAAAATTATTCAAGTTATTTATGAGGGTAATACTACCTGTGTTTATCGTGGTTTAAGAGAGTCAGACCAAACATCAGTAATTATTAAAATTCCCAAAACTCAACATCCTACCATAGAACAATTAACTAGATTCAGACATGAATATAAAATACTCCAGTCTTTAGAGATAGAAGGAATTGTTAAACCCCTAGCTTTAGAAAATTATCAAAATGGTCTAGCACTAATATTATCAGATTTTCAGGGAGAGTCTCTCAAAAGTTTTATTACAAAAGAAGACTTTGGACTCAGCGTTTTTTTGCAAATTGCAATTCAATTATCTACCACCCTCGCTCAGTTACATAAAAATAATATTATTCATAAAGATATCAAACCACAAAATATTCTCATTAATCAAAATATAGGTCAAGTCAAAATTATAGATTTTAGTATTTCATCATGTCTATCAACAGAAAGTTCGGTAGTTAGTTATCCCAATTTGCTTGAAGGCACTCTCGCCTACATGTCACCAGAACAAACTGGGAGGATGAACCGTTCGATTGACTACCGAACTGATTTTTATTCTTTGGGCGTTACTTTTTACGAAATGCTAACAGGACAGTTGCCTTTTCCAGCTACTGATCCTTTGGAATTAGTTCATTGTCACATTGCTAAAAGTCCTGTACCACCAAAAGAACTCAATCCAGAAATTCCCCAAGCAGTTTCTGCTATTGTGATGAAACTATTAGCCAAAACAGCTGAACAAAGATATCAAAGTGCCTTAGGACTAAAAGCTGATTTAGAAGAATGTCTGAGAAAACTGCAAGCGACTGGTGAAATTGAAAACTTTACTGTCGGTCAGGTTGATTTATACAGCCAATTTATTATTCCGCAAAAACTTTATGGTCGTGAAACAGAAGTTGCTACCTTAATTGATGCCTTTGAAAGAGTAGCAAACCCCCCTATGTCCCCCCTTATTAAGGGGGAAAACCCCCCTATGTCCCCCCTTAATAAGGAGGAAAACCCACCTATGTCCCCCCTTAATAAGGAGGAAAACCCACCTATGTCCCCCCTTAGTAAGGGGGGATTAAGGGGGGTAGAAATGATTTTAGTCAGTGGTTACTCAGGTATTGGTAAATCTTCCTTAGTCAATGAAGTTCATAAAACTATTGTCCGTCAGCAGGGTAATTTCATTTCTGGTAAATTTGATCAATTTAAGCGAAATATTCCCTATGCTTCCTTGATTCAAGCCTTTCAGGAATTGATGCAGCAATTGCTAACAGAAAGCCCTGAAAAAATAGCAGATTGGAAAATTAAAATCTTAAAAGCTGTCGGTGCAAACGGTCAAGTAATTATTGACGTTATTCCTGAAGTTGAACGGATTATTGGTTCTCAGCCAGCTGTTCCTCAATTAGGACTAACTGAAACCCAAAACCGATTTAATTGGATATTTCAACAATTCATTCATGTATTTTGTAAAAGAGAGCATCCGCTAGTACTCTTTTTGGATGACCTTCAGTGGGCAGATTCTGCTTCTTTAAAGTTAATTCAACTGCTTATAAATGACCCAGCTAGCCAATATTTCTTACTGATTGGAGCATATCGAGATAACGAAGTTAGTGCAACTCATCCATTAATGTTGACTTTGGAGGAAATTCAAAAATCTGGTGCAGTTGTCAACCATATTGTTCTCCAACCTTTAGATATTAACCATGTGAATCAATTGGTTAGCGATCTTCTCCATAGTGATACTTTGAAGACAAAACCCCTGGCTGATTTAGTATTTAACAAAACTCTGGGTAATCCCTTCTTCTTAACTCAGTTACTCAAATCTCTGTACCAGGAAAATCTGTTGATATTTAATTTTGAGCAAGGTTGCTGGCAATGGGATATTGAACTGCTTCAAGACATTAATATTACTGATAATGTTGTTGAGTTAATGGTCAAACAGATTCAAAAGCTGTCAGCAACAACAATTAATATTTTAAAATTAGCTGCTTGTATTGGAGATAAATTTACCTTAGATGTTCTGAGTATTGTTAATCAAAAATCATTATTAGAAACAGCAACAGATTTGTGGGAAGCTCTCCAAGATGGATTGATTGTGCCATTGAGTCAGTCCTATAAAATTCCTTTAGTTGTAACTGACGAGGAAAACGAAATACTAATAAATAAACAAGAACAACTGATTATTGCCTATAAATTTTTACATGACCGAGTGCAGCAAGCGGCTTATTCTCTGATTGCAGATTCACAGAAAAAAGAAACTCACCTCAAAATAGGTCAATTACTACTACAAAACACTACTATTGAAGAACGACAAGAAAATATTTTTGCTTTGGTTAATCAGCTAAATTATGGCACAGACTTACTCACCTTAGAGTCGGAAAAATACGAACTGGCTGAACTTAATCTCATCGCTGGTCAGAAAGCAAAAGCAGCGACGGCTTATGAGTCTGCTATCCGTTATCTCAAGCTGGGTTTGAAGTTATTGCCTGTAAATAGTTGGCAGAATCAGTATGAATTATCCTTGGCACTCTATGAGTCAGCAGTAGAAACAGCCTACCTGAATGGTGATTTTGAGCAGATGGAGAAATGGGCAACTATTGTCCTGCAACAGGCAAAAACCCCTATTGATAAAATGAAAGTCTATGAGGTAAAAATTCAAGCCTGCATGGCTCAAGTCAAACAGCTGCAAGCGATTAAGATTGGGTTACAGGCGCTAGAACTACTAGGGGTAAGATTAGCTGAGTCTCCAACAGACTTGGATATCCAGGAAATCTTGAACCAAACAGCAATAAATTTGGCAGGGAAAAACATAGAAGACTTGATTAACCTGCCGTTAATGACACAGGTAGATAAGCTAGCAGCTATACGTATGCTGACAAGTATGGGTTCTCCTACCTATCAAGCTGCACCTACATTGTTTCCGTTAGTTATATGCGAACAGGTGAATTTATCTATTAAATATGGAAATTCACCCTTCTCGGCTTATGGCTATGTTTGTTACGGGGTCATTTTAAACGGTATAGTTCAGGACATTGAATCGGCTTATAAATTTGGGAAGTTGGCTTTAAGCCTAGTGGAACGCTTCAACGCCTTAGAAATAAATACCAGTGTATTTTTTGTAGCCGGAGCATGTACGATGCATGGCAAAGTTCATGTTAGAGAAACTTTGCCACTTTTACAGGATGGTTACTCCTATGGACTAGAAAACGGACATTTTGAATATGGTGGCTATGCCGCTATGCAAAAATGTCAATATTCCTATTACATTGGTCAGGAACTGCCAAGACTCGAACAAGAAATGGCAACAACCAGTAATGCCCTGGCTCAACTTAAACAAGAAAACGCTTTAAGCTGGAATCAAATCTTTCAACAGTCAGTTATTAACTTGCTTGAACCTTGTGAAAATTCTTGTTGTTTACTGGGTAAAGTGTACAACGAGGAGAAAGCATTACCACTTCTTAAGAAGGCTAATGATAGAACAGGACTCCACTATTTTTATTTAAACAAACTTATCCTTTGTTATCTATTTGAACAGTACCATCAAGCATTGGAAAATGCAGTTCAAGCTGAGCAATATTTAGATGGAGTGAAAGCATTTCTTGCTGTACCAGTGTTCTATTTCTATGATGCTTTAGTAAAACTTGCAATATATCCATTAGTGTCATCTTCACAACAAGAATATTTCTTAAATGGAGTAATTAGTAATCAGGAAAAAATGCAAAAATGGGCAGACCATGCTCCGATGAATTTTCAGCATAAATATGACTTGGTGGAAGCAGAGAAAGGGCGGGTATTAAGTCAATCTTGGCAAGCAATGGAATATTATGACCGAGCCATTGCTGGTGCTAAGGAGCAGGGATACATCCAAGAAGAAGCATTAGCTAATGAACTGGCAGCAAAATTTTATTTTGAGCTTGGTAGAGAAAAGGTTGGTCAAACCTATCTAATTGATGCTTACTATGGATATATTCGCTGGGGAGCAACAGCGAAAGTTGGAGATTTGGAAGCAAGATATCCTCAAATTTTCTCTCGCATCTCAGACAGAAAAACCCAAGAAATAGAAAAGAATTGGTTAATTGACTCTACGAGTACAAAGATTCCCGTAGGTTTCGATTTAGCCGCAGTTAAAAAAGCTTCGCAAGCTCTTTCTGGCGAAATTGTTTTAGATAAGTTGCTGACTAAATTGATGCATATTGTCATTGAAAATGCTGGTGCAGAAATAGGATTTTTGATTTTAGAAAAAGCAGGAAGTTTGTTTGTAGAAGCTGCGGGAAGATTTGACCAAGATGAGATAAATGTGCAGCAATCGATGCCTGTAGATTCTAGTCAGGAGTTACCAATATCTGTAATTAATTATGTGCATCGAACTCACCAAAATGTTGTTTTAAATGATGCGACTCTTGAGGGAGTTTTTACAACTGATAGCTATATCATTAATCACCAACCAAAATCTATATTGTGTACGCCAATTATTAATCAAGGTAAACTGATTGGCATTCTTTACTTAGAAAATAATTTGATTATTGGAGCATTTACACCAGAAAGATTAAAAGTTTTACAACTGTTATCTTCTCAAGCAGCAATCTCAATTGAAAATGCACGTCTTTATAATGATTTGGAGGAATCCAATCGCACGCTAGAAGCAAAAGTACAACAGCGAACCCTAGAGTTGGAAGCCAAAAATTTACAACTACAACAGGAAATTCGCGATCGCCAACGTGCAGAAGAAACAGCCGAAGCCGCCAACCGTGCTAAAAGTGAATTCCTGGCTAACATGAGCCATGAACTCCGCACCCCGCTTAATGGTATTTTGGGTTATGCTCAAATTTTCCAGAAAAGTAAAAATTTAACTGAACAGCAAATAAATGGTGTAAACATTATTTATCAATGTGGTGAACACTTACTCACATTAATTAACGATATTTTAGACGTCTCAAAAATTGAAGCTCGGAAAATGCAACTTTATCCCAAAGAATTTCATTTTCCAGCTTTTTTGGATAATCTTATGCAAATGTGCTGCATTAATGCCCATAAGAAAGGAATTTCTTTAGTTTACAAAGTATTATCTCCCTTACCAAGAATTGTCCGAGCCGATGAAAAACGCTTGCGCCAAATATTGATTAATTTAATTAGCAATGCCATCAAGTTTACAGAAAAAGGTAGTATAACTTTCACAGTGGATGTGATAGGTGATAGGAAAGGGACAATAGGAAAGGAAGAAAAACCGAACCAATTACCAATTACTAAAATTCGCTTTCAATTAGAAGATACAGGGATTGGTATTGCACCAGATAAATTAGAAGAAATATTTCTGCCATTCCAGCAGGTGGGTGAGGATAGTCGTAAGACAGAAGGAACAGGATTAGGATTGGCAATTAGCCGTCAATTAGTGCAAATGATGGGCGGTGAACTGAAAGTAAAGAGTAGTTTAGGTAAAGGGAGTATTTTTTGGGTCGATTTGAATTTACCAGAGGTTGCTCAACAAACTCATGCTCAGAATGCCGATGAGCGTAATATTATTCGCTTTGTTGGTGCTAAACGCAAAGTTTTAGTTGTAGATGATAAATTGGCAAATCGCTCTGTATTGGTCAATATATTACAGCCTTTGGGATTTGAAGTCATAGAAGCAACAAATGGTTTAGATGGTTTGAACAAAGCACAAAAATTTAAGCCAGATGTGATTTTTATGGACTTAGTGATGACAGTCATGGATGGCTTTGAAGCTACTCGTCGCCTGAGAAATTTACCAGAACTAAAGGAAGTAGTAATAATTGCCGTCTCGGCTAGCGTTTTTGAGTTTGATCAAAAACAGAGTATAGGAGTGGGTTGTGATGATTTTCTCTCCAAACCAGTGCGGGTAGCGGAGGTTTTAGAAAAATTACGGGTTCACTTGGGGTTGGAATGGGTTTATGAAGAGGCAAGAAGTAATGGGCAACAGCAGGAAGATATTGAGCCAAAATCTCAAATTTCCATTCTCGCTCAGGAGTCTCAACAAGAGCTAAAATTTATTGCTCCACCAGCAGAAGAGCTAGCTATTTTGCTAGATTTAGCAATGAGGGGTGATATCAAAAGTATTGCTCAAAAAGCCGCTGAATTAGAGAAATTGGATGCAAAATTGCTTCCTTTTGCCAGGTATTTACGCCAACTTGCCAAAGGTTTTAAAGGTAAGAAAATTTTAGAATTTCTCAAAAAATATTCATAA
- a CDS encoding DUF99 family protein: MELEALLRNHRIIRAIGFDDAPFIRHSHNPVGVAGVVCANTRFEGMVWGEIEADGWDATDILCELLLESKFLPQLHVVLLDGISLGGFNLVNLPLLAQRLQRPCIAVMRRQPDLNAIKQAMQRLPQLERRLEILRQAGSIYEYPPFYFQVCGADPQVSVQVLKRLTDCGHVPEALRLAHLIAAAVVKGESGRQA; encoded by the coding sequence ATGGAACTAGAAGCTTTGTTGCGAAATCACCGCATTATTCGTGCTATAGGTTTTGATGATGCTCCCTTTATTCGTCATTCTCATAATCCAGTAGGAGTAGCAGGGGTTGTCTGTGCCAATACTCGATTTGAAGGTATGGTTTGGGGCGAGATAGAAGCTGATGGTTGGGATGCTACAGATATCCTGTGTGAGTTGCTACTTGAGAGCAAGTTTCTCCCCCAGTTGCATGTGGTGCTACTTGATGGTATTTCCCTGGGGGGATTTAATTTGGTAAATCTGCCCTTGTTAGCACAACGCTTGCAACGTCCTTGTATTGCTGTGATGCGACGCCAACCAGACTTAAATGCTATCAAGCAGGCTATGCAACGGCTACCACAACTGGAACGACGATTAGAAATATTACGCCAAGCTGGCTCTATCTACGAATATCCGCCTTTTTATTTTCAAGTATGTGGTGCTGATCCTCAAGTGAGCGTTCAAGTTCTGAAGCGCTTGACAGACTGTGGTCATGTACCGGAAGCACTACGCCTTGCACACCTAATCGCTGCTGCGGTTGTCAAAGGGGAAAGTGGACGACAAGCTTAG
- a CDS encoding Calvin cycle protein CP12 codes for MVNTLSEQNLAKTLEQAIVEAIAQAREACDLNGSNSSACAVAWDIVEELQAEKSHRLHSTKTQTYLENYCQDHPEADECRIYDV; via the coding sequence ATGGTTAATACTCTTTCTGAACAAAATTTGGCTAAAACTCTTGAACAAGCTATTGTCGAAGCGATCGCACAAGCACGGGAAGCTTGTGATCTAAATGGCAGTAACTCTAGTGCTTGTGCTGTGGCTTGGGATATTGTTGAAGAGTTACAAGCGGAAAAATCTCACCGCTTACACTCAACCAAAACTCAAACCTATTTAGAAAATTATTGTCAAGACCATCCAGAAGCGGATGAGTGCCGAATTTACGATGTGTAA
- a CDS encoding cysteine desulfurase-like protein — protein sequence MKAPGLDIERIRAQFPALTQIINNQPVIFFDGPGGTQVPGSVIDAIADYLVRSNANAHGAFATSARTDALIDSARTAAADLLGCDATEIVFGANMTTLTFALSRAIGREIQPGDEIIVTRLDHDANVSSWCALAERGATVRFVDINVEDCTLNWSELEQQINDRTCLVAVGYASNAVGTINDIAAIAQLAHAVGALVFVDAVHYAPHAPIDVRSLDCDFLVCSAYKFFGPHVGILYGKHEHLARFQPYKVRPASDEVPSRWETGTLNHEGLAGMVAAVNYLAKIGCQVAPSKENHLLYDLLKADAGKWETFRCPPSRSTSSSFPNRRAALVTAMKAIQHYEAELSKHLISGLLEIPGLTIYGITDPARFAWRTPTVAFRLEGQSPQMVAKNLGDRGIFAWHGNFYASNLTEKLGVEASGGLVRVGLLHYNTVAEIRRLLEELCEIAVLSK from the coding sequence ATGAAAGCACCAGGTCTTGATATCGAAAGGATTCGTGCCCAGTTTCCGGCATTGACCCAAATAATTAATAACCAACCCGTTATTTTTTTTGATGGGCCGGGAGGTACACAAGTACCTGGGTCAGTAATAGATGCGATCGCAGATTACCTGGTGAGGTCAAATGCTAATGCCCACGGGGCTTTTGCTACAAGTGCGCGGACAGATGCGCTGATTGATTCGGCCCGGACTGCGGCGGCTGATTTACTTGGATGTGACGCAACTGAAATCGTCTTTGGTGCAAACATGACTACGCTCACGTTTGCTTTAAGTCGGGCTATTGGTCGGGAAATTCAACCTGGTGATGAAATAATTGTGACACGCCTTGACCACGATGCTAATGTTTCTTCTTGGTGTGCATTAGCAGAACGTGGTGCAACTGTGCGTTTTGTGGATATCAATGTTGAAGACTGTACTCTCAACTGGAGCGAACTCGAACAACAAATTAATGATCGCACATGTTTAGTAGCAGTTGGGTACGCTTCTAATGCTGTCGGTACAATTAATGATATCGCAGCGATCGCACAGCTGGCTCATGCAGTCGGAGCGTTAGTTTTTGTCGATGCAGTCCACTACGCACCCCACGCGCCCATTGATGTGCGATCACTTGATTGTGATTTTCTTGTCTGTTCTGCCTATAAATTTTTTGGGCCTCATGTCGGGATTCTCTACGGCAAACACGAACATCTGGCCCGTTTTCAACCTTACAAAGTCCGCCCCGCTTCTGATGAAGTCCCATCTCGTTGGGAAACTGGTACGCTTAACCACGAAGGATTAGCGGGGATGGTGGCAGCAGTTAATTATTTGGCAAAAATAGGTTGTCAAGTCGCGCCTTCAAAAGAAAATCACTTGCTTTATGATCTCCTCAAAGCTGATGCTGGCAAATGGGAAACGTTTCGCTGTCCCCCCAGCCGTTCAACATCGTCATCCTTTCCAAATCGGCGTGCTGCTTTAGTAACTGCCATGAAAGCTATCCAGCATTATGAAGCAGAACTTAGTAAACACCTAATTTCTGGACTTTTGGAGATTCCTGGTCTAACTATCTACGGTATTACTGATCCAGCACGCTTTGCTTGGCGGACACCAACGGTAGCATTCCGACTAGAGGGGCAATCTCCCCAGATGGTGGCAAAAAACTTAGGCGATCGCGGTATTTTTGCCTGGCACGGCAATTTCTACGCAAGTAACTTGACTGAAAAGCTAGGAGTAGAAGCTAGTGGTGGTTTGGTGCGAGTTGGACTATTACACTACAACACGGTGGCAGAAATTCGACGGTTGCTGGAAGAGTTATGTGAGATAGCGGTGCTATCGAAATAA